From a region of the Arachis ipaensis cultivar K30076 chromosome B09, Araip1.1, whole genome shotgun sequence genome:
- the LOC107617762 gene encoding short-chain dehydrogenase TIC 32, chloroplastic, whose product MWPFNRKGPSGFSSSSTAEEVTAGIDATGLTAIVTGASSGIGSETARVLALRGAHVVMGVRNLTAAKQVQQSILKDNPSAKLDAMELDLSSMESVKKFASQYKSSGRPLNILINNAGIMACPFTLSKDNIELQFATNHIGHFLLTNLLLDTMKKTSRQSKREGRIVNVSSEAHRFTYSEGIRFDKINDESSYHSWRAYGQSKLANILHANQLTTRLKEDGADITANSLHPGTIATNLFRHMGVANGIVNAIGRLVLKNVQQGAATTCYVALHPQVKGVSGKYFSDSNLSKTTSHGTDADLAKKLWDFSMNLIK is encoded by the exons ATGTGGCCGTTCAACAGAAAAGGTCCTTCTGGATTCTCATCTTCTTCTACCGCCGAAGAGGTCACCGCAGGCATCGATGCTACTGGCCTGACTGCCATCGTCACAGGAGCCAGCAGTGGAATTGGCTCTGAGACTGCGCGTGTTCTTGCTTTGCGCGGTGCTCATGTCGTTATGGGGGTCAGAAACTTGACGGCTGCTAAACAAGTTCAACAATCAATACTCAAGGACAATCCCTCAGCCAAACTTGATGCCATGGAGTTAGATCTCAGTTCAATGGAATCTGTCAAGAAATTTGCATCACAATATAAATCCTCTGGTCGTCCTCTCAACATATTAAT AAACAATGCTGGAATTATGGCATGCCCCTTCACGCTCTCCAAAGACAACATTGAACTACAGTTTGCCACAAATCACATCG GTCATTTTCTTTTGACAAATCTTTTGTTGGATACAATGAAGAAAACATCACGCCAGAgtaagagagaaggaagaattgTTAATGTGTCCTCCGAGGCTCACCGTTTTACTTATTCTGAAGGAATTCGTTTTGACAAAATCAACGACGAATCAAG TTACCACAGCTGGCGTGCTTATGGGCAGTCCAAGCTAGCAAACATCTTACATGCTAATCAACTCACAACACGTCTTAAG GAAGACGGGGCTGATATTACTGCGAATTCTCTTCATCCGGGAACCATTGCCACCAACCTTTTCCGTCATATGGGTGTGGCCAATG GTATAGTTAATGCAATTGGGAGACTTGTGCTTAAAAATGTCCAGCAG GGAGCAGCAACAACATGCTATGTAGCATTGCACCCACAAGTGAAGGGAGTTAGTGGCAAATACTTCTCTGATAGCAATCTGTCCAAAACAACCTCCCATGGAACTGATGCTGATTTGGCTAAGAAACTCTGGGATTTCAGTATGAATTTGATCAAGTAG